In the Candidatus Bathyarchaeia archaeon genome, AATGACTCCGCGAGCCGAAAAAACCATGGATACCCAAAGCGTTTCTGTTTTAATCACTGGCGTTTCTTCAGGTTATGCTTTTTTTGGTTGTTTTGGTTGAGCTTTACTCTGCTTGAGCAGTTTCTTTTTGTTTTATGCAGGCGTTGTTTCTTCTTGGAAGGGCAGAGCTCGAAAGAAAAAAACGTTGACCACTATTTCACAAAAAAAGAAAAGTCTGATTTGAAGCGGAAAGGAAGAGTGGGAAGCCAGAGAAAGCGGGTTATGTGTATTCGCGGAAGGTATGGTTACATTTAGTGCATCGGAAAAACTGTGTAGACGCTTCATCTCCACCGCGAGTCTGCACCTGCCAGACGTACACTTGCATGTTTCCGCATTTGGGGCACTCCATACGCATGGTTGGCAGGGTATTAACTTGGTCTTCTTTTCCGATTATGGTTAATTGCTGTTGCAGGTCATGCTTAATGACTTTGCTTCCTACTTTAGCTTCTGTTGGCGTCTCTTTTGCGGGTTTAACATAGCTGCATTTTGGGCAGACGATTGAAACGCCATTTTCGGTTTTTTTGGGTACAAGCCGTGAACCGCATTCAGGGCAAAACTCCATGTTAACACCTTTTCTCTTCAACAAAGGCGCTCAAAACGATATAAAATTTGTCCCTTAACGCCTAAACAAAGGTGTTATGATGTAGCTTTTGGAAAGCTGGACTTGCTAACTTAAAATAATACCCTGAGAGTTTCGTGGTACCAAACGGACTTCGAGACATATGACAACTCATAAACCCAGCGAGTGGCAAAAAATCGACCACGCCTTTGCGTATTTGGCAAAAGCAGACAAACTTCCTCACCGCACCGAAGCAGAACAAGTGATGCTTCAACAGCTTCCTCTTCGCGTCCACAGAATTCTTGACTTGGGGTCAGGCAACGGTCGAACGCTTGCTCTGGTGAAACTCAAGCACCCCCAAGCGGAAGGAGTTGCCTTGGATTTTTCGGAGCCAATGCTTGAGCAAGCGCGCAAACGCTTCAAGGATGACCCTTCCGTTACGGTTATTCAGCATGATTTCAGCTTGCCCTTACCTGACTCTCTTGGCTGCTTTGATGCTGTCGTTTCAAGTTTAGCCATTCACCATCTTACGCATGAACGCAAAAAGACGCTTTATCGAGAAGTGTTTGGGTTGCTTAACTCGGGCGGCATATTCTGTAACTTAGAACATGTTTCATCCCCGACCGACGCACTGCATTTGCGTTTTATTGAGCAAGTCGGACAAACACCTGAAACAGAAGACCCATCTAACAAGTTGCTGGACGTTGAAACTCAGCTGAAATGGCTGGGAGAAATCGGCTTTGTTGATGTAGATTGTTATTGGAAATGGCTTGAACTCGCGCTTTTAGTGGGGTTCAAACCATAAAACTGTTAACATGCTTTTCCACAGTCTGACACCGTGGTTTAGTTGGTACCTAAAAGTGTTTGTTTCTAATGGGTGCATTCAACGAACTGCTCAAACAAATCAACGCATTGAACCACTGCGCCTTCATCAACTAAGTGGGCGGTGCCATCTGAGCAGTAGACTTTTTCACCCTTGTTGACTGAGCGGAACCGTTTGCTACATATTTTGAGTTGAGAGCAGCCGTCACAATCTCGCGACAACATTCTTTTCAGTTCACCTCCTTGCCTAACATCTATAGATATTTTTCCTTCTTTTAGGTGTGTCCTCCATAATCTATATACTATATGTAGTAAGATTGACGATGAACGACTCCAGCCATATGCCCAAAACAAGCCCAAAATGCTGTTTCGGCGAAAAATCATAAAGTAAAATAAAAGTAGGAAAAAAGAGTAGGACGCAAACTTTTGTTAAATTTTCTTCTTTTCAAGAACTTGCCGGAAAGTTTTTCCGCAACATTCAAACAAGCCGATCGTTAATTGCGTCCTTTTACCTGGCTTTGTCTGGCTTACCAGCCATCTTCCAGGTTTTTTTGGGCGATTTTACATCTTTCCCGCAATCGGGGCATTTAGCCATCTTCATACCTCCCAGTTCACCGATATGTAACCTTTTACAATAAAACATTTTCCGTACATCTACCAAATGAAACAGTGAAGCCCCATCGGAGACATTACCACGATTAAAACGTTAGTTATGTTACGCGGGCAGCTTTTCTTCGTGAGCTTCCATAATGGAGGCAACGGGCACATTTATTCGATTAAATGCCGCCAACACACTTTCACGGTTTACCCCGTCAACAACAAAAACCACACTGCCATACTCCGAACAACAATAACAAGACCGCAACGTAACGTTGCTAATGCCTGCATCCATCAGTTTTCTGGGCGCACCTACCGCACATGCATGCGGCTCCTGAACGGGACTTAAAATCGCCGTGTTCACAATAAAGGTAGGCACAAAATCGCTTCCTGCAATAAACGCAGGTTTAGGCGCTTATAAAAATCTGTGACAACACCAAAGCAATTACAAGGGTCACATAAAACTGCCGCTTTAAGGGAAAAGTTCAGAAGCCACTTTCTTGTAAACGTTGAAGTCAAAATCTGAAAACAACACAAAAAATACTTCTTCCACACTGTTCTCCCTGGACTCCAAAAAACGTTTCACTGCCCTCAGAGCAACTGGGCAGGCTCGCTCAATCGGATAGCCATACACGCCTGTACTTATCGAAGGAAAAGCAACTGAACGCAACCGGTTAGCAACAGCTACTTTCAGCGAATTAACATACGACCAAGCCAACAAATCGGGTTCCCCGCGGGTTCCGCCTCGCCAAACAGGACCAACCGTGTGAATAACCTTTTGGGCTTTCAAATTTCCGCCTGTTGTGATGACGGCTTGACCAGTTGGAAGCCCGTTTGGGTAGGCGTTTTGACGAATTTTTCGGCATTCTTCCAGAATTTTTGGTCCGCCTTTTCGGTGAATTGCGCCATCGACGCCTCCGCCGCCCATCAGAGACGAGTTTGCGGCGTTAACAATTGCGTCCGTAGTCATTTCTGTTATGTCCCCTTTAACCAGCAACACCTTTGCGTGACCAATATGAAATGTGTCCATTTCTGTTTCCTTCTACATAAGGGTGGTTAGGGTTTGCCAAAGGGCTGAGCTGAAGAACCACGCACCAAACCCAACTAGTATGGCGACGCAGAAAAAGGTGATGCCTTTGTGCACTTTTGGGGTCCAGAATTTGTGGGACTTAAAAATCACCACAGCCACCACCGTATACCATACCAAGTCACATGACCAGTGAAGCCCCGCGAAAATGGTGAAACCTGCTAGCCCAAACAGTTTCGCATTCAAAATCAGCGCGGTTCCTACGGTTAGCCACCACAAAATGAAAGCGGGGTTGGCAGCTGTGGTTTTGACTCCTGCAATAAGGGAATCCTGAGCTGAGCCAGCGTATTTCTCTTCAGGCTGGTTGCGTTTCCTAAACGTCTGCACCCCCAGATACATCATGAGTAAACCGCCCACGACGCCGATGCCCGCCTGTGCGTACCAGGGGATTTCAAATTCACTTAGCAAAAAGAAAATCAGAAACATTAAAGGAAATTCAACCAGCCCGTGTCCCAAAGCGATGAGTACCCCAGCGTTTTTGCGTTTTAGGGATTTCTCAATTGTAACCGCAAACAATGGACCTGGCAGAAGCACCCCTGACATTGATATGAACGCAACTGATGTAAGAAACAGCGGAAAGTCAGTGATAAGAGCCACGTAAATCAAGCTCCACGATGCAAGGGTATGGTTTGTATTGGCTCAAAAATGTTCCTCGAAGGTTACGTTTTTCCGCCCAACTTGTTTTGCATTACCGCGACCACTTCGGCGCTGTCTTTGGTTGCCGCATAAGCGTCTAGCAGGGACGCGTTGAGTTCAAAGAATGTGTGGCCCCACGTGAAAACTGAAAGCAGCTGCTTGGCTTCCTCCTGAAAACCCGCGATGTAAAGGGCGCCAGCCAACGCCTCAACCGTACTCAGCTTGGTGGCTTTGGCAAAGTTGGTTGGGTTGCCTGCGATCAAAACAGGCAGACAACGGGAGGTTCCGCGTACATGGTGTGACAGAACCTTTTCTGCGTGCTCCCAACTGCAATCTAATGCCACAAGACCAGCTTCAGCAACGCGTTCTCGGTCGGCGGGCGAAAATGCAGTTTTGGCAAATGGGTTGAGCACTATTGCTCGTTTAGGGAGCCACCGCGTCTGCTTTACTATTCGGGCTAGACCGTGTCTTTTGAGTTTTAGGGCGGTGCAGCGTTTGGGGTCGCATTGGTTCGCGTGGTAGATAGTTATGTTGATGCTAAGTGTTCTTTCCACTGTTTTTTTGCACCTTCACGTGACTTGCGGGGTCATTAAGTACTTGCGCAAGATAATCCAAAAGATCAGTTGCCACAAGGTGGTAGCCCAGCTTTTCAGCCGCAAAATCTCCTGCAGCGCCATTAACAAATGCCCCTGCCACTGCAGCCTCAAACGGATCAGCTTTTTGCGCCAGAAAAGCTCCAACAACACCCGAAAGCACATCGCCTGTACCGCCCACTGTCATTCCTGGGTTGCCTGTGAAGTTGAGTTTAACTCGGTTTCCATCCGAGATTATGTCAACTTTACCTTTCACCAAAAGCACAGCACCTAACTCGCCTGCGCCGCGTTTAACCTCTTTGACCCGCTCATCCAAGTCTTCAGGCAACGGTCTACCTGTCAATATGGCGTATTCTCCGCCGTGAGGCGTTAGCACAAGTGGCACCTTTAAAGGACGCTTAAACTCTGCAAACGCCTTCAACCCGTCTGCATCAAGAAGCAACGGTTTTCCAGCTTGCTCGACCATTTCAACGCAGGTTTTCATGAATTTCTTGGTCTCAGGTTCCAACCCTGCCCCGGGACCGATAGCCACCGCA is a window encoding:
- a CDS encoding class I SAM-dependent methyltransferase, giving the protein MTTHKPSEWQKIDHAFAYLAKADKLPHRTEAEQVMLQQLPLRVHRILDLGSGNGRTLALVKLKHPQAEGVALDFSEPMLEQARKRFKDDPSVTVIQHDFSLPLPDSLGCFDAVVSSLAIHHLTHERKKTLYREVFGLLNSGGIFCNLEHVSSPTDALHLRFIEQVGQTPETEDPSNKLLDVETQLKWLGEIGFVDVDCYWKWLELALLVGFKP
- a CDS encoding O-acetyl-ADP-ribose deacetylase, which codes for MDTFHIGHAKVLLVKGDITEMTTDAIVNAANSSLMGGGGVDGAIHRKGGPKILEECRKIRQNAYPNGLPTGQAVITTGGNLKAQKVIHTVGPVWRGGTRGEPDLLAWSYVNSLKVAVANRLRSVAFPSISTGVYGYPIERACPVALRAVKRFLESRENSVEEVFFVLFSDFDFNVYKKVASELFP
- a CDS encoding DUF367 family protein, with protein sequence MERTLSINITIYHANQCDPKRCTALKLKRHGLARIVKQTRWLPKRAIVLNPFAKTAFSPADRERVAEAGLVALDCSWEHAEKVLSHHVRGTSRCLPVLIAGNPTNFAKATKLSTVEALAGALYIAGFQEEAKQLLSVFTWGHTFFELNASLLDAYAATKDSAEVVAVMQNKLGGKT
- a CDS encoding transcription factor S; this encodes MKRKGVNMEFCPECGSRLVPKKTENGVSIVCPKCSYVKPAKETPTEAKVGSKVIKHDLQQQLTIIGKEDQVNTLPTMRMECPKCGNMQVYVWQVQTRGGDEASTQFFRCTKCNHTFREYT
- a CDS encoding LysE family transporter, with amino-acid sequence MALITDFPLFLTSVAFISMSGVLLPGPLFAVTIEKSLKRKNAGVLIALGHGLVEFPLMFLIFFLLSEFEIPWYAQAGIGVVGGLLMMYLGVQTFRKRNQPEEKYAGSAQDSLIAGVKTTAANPAFILWWLTVGTALILNAKLFGLAGFTIFAGLHWSCDLVWYTVVAVVIFKSHKFWTPKVHKGITFFCVAILVGFGAWFFSSALWQTLTTLM